Proteins from one Deinococcus fonticola genomic window:
- a CDS encoding exonuclease SbcCD subunit D, giving the protein MRVLHTADFHAGRLLRGFDRTPEIHEALSEIAALAKSERADVVLISGDLFDTGNPSADAEASVFDFFLRLRDAGIPGVAIAGNHDSAARLDSVAGLLGWVGIQVVAQPTPNPVEMVRHVSTRSGETLTVGALPYLSERRLIKAADLLGGDTGAWRQKYREGMGFFLRRLGEGFRPGSVNMVMAHTTIDGAIPSGSERTIQFDLTNHYTLSGLQLPAGAQYVALGHIHKPQQVSEAPVAAYPGSIIQLDFGEAGEKKQVNLIEVQAGGRPVFTPIPLASGRELKTVRADLDAIEQRLEREKGFTGLLKVVVRAPAGTALPGLKDRVLRAAPGTLAVELDAQQEDLATPELKREGLSLMELYERYHRERRGELPDDLRAAFKEADEQAREEEVA; this is encoded by the coding sequence ATGCGCGTACTTCACACCGCTGATTTTCATGCGGGACGTTTGTTGCGGGGGTTCGACCGTACCCCGGAAATTCATGAAGCCCTGAGTGAAATTGCGGCGCTGGCAAAGTCCGAACGGGCGGACGTGGTGCTGATCTCCGGCGACCTGTTCGACACGGGGAACCCTTCGGCGGACGCCGAAGCCTCGGTGTTCGATTTCTTCCTGCGCCTGCGTGACGCGGGTATTCCCGGTGTGGCGATTGCCGGCAACCACGACAGCGCGGCCCGGCTGGACAGCGTGGCGGGCCTGCTGGGGTGGGTGGGCATTCAGGTGGTGGCGCAGCCCACGCCCAACCCGGTGGAAATGGTGCGGCATGTGTCCACGCGCAGCGGCGAAACGCTCACGGTGGGCGCCCTGCCGTACCTGTCCGAACGCCGGCTGATCAAGGCCGCCGACCTGCTGGGCGGGGACACCGGCGCGTGGCGGCAGAAGTACCGTGAAGGCATGGGGTTTTTCCTGCGCCGCCTGGGCGAAGGCTTCCGGCCCGGCAGCGTGAACATGGTCATGGCCCACACCACCATCGACGGTGCCATTCCCAGCGGCTCCGAACGCACCATTCAATTCGACCTGACGAACCACTACACCCTCTCCGGCCTTCAATTGCCCGCCGGGGCGCAGTACGTCGCGCTGGGCCACATCCATAAGCCCCAGCAGGTCAGCGAAGCCCCCGTGGCCGCCTACCCCGGCAGCATCATTCAGCTGGATTTCGGGGAAGCTGGCGAGAAGAAACAGGTGAACCTGATCGAGGTGCAGGCCGGTGGGCGGCCGGTCTTCACGCCCATTCCCCTGGCCAGCGGGCGCGAACTGAAGACCGTGCGCGCTGACCTGGACGCCATCGAGCAGCGCCTGGAACGCGAGAAAGGCTTCACGGGCCTCCTGAAAGTCGTCGTTCGCGCCCCCGCCGGCACCGCCCTGCCCGGCCTGAAAGACCGTGTCCTCCGCGCCGCACCCGGCACCCTCGCCGTCGAACTCGACGCTCAGCAGGAAGACCTGGCCACCCCCGAACTGAAGCGCGAGGGCCTGAGCCTGATGGAACTCTACGAACGCTACCACCGCGAACGCCGCGGCGAACTCCCCGACGACCTCCGCGCCGCCTTCAAGGAAGCCGACGAGCAGGCGCGGGAAGAGGAAGTGGCGTGA
- a CDS encoding AAA family ATPase, translating to MRPLRLDLQGFTAFRQLTELDFNDLELFALVGPTGSGKSSLLDAMTFALFGQTARLGASGLDALISQGERGLSVSLTFEVGGQTFRASRTKGRKQAENEVRFERLDDDGRWTNLSDGGAKGISERIRRTVGLDFNTFRRSVMLPQGEFSKLLHGSGKDRQQLLGELTGLDHVANMQRVASDRAKELKHESQSLNSVLHSEYADVTAEALAAIRTERERTDAEAGRLTDTREQLQTNLTRLRDIEKVWRQKEDTRRRLNVLEARAADIQAGALRAERARKVAGVLPLLDAAERARIAHEREARELTRAQAQAEAAGRKLAQAEQALKAAQAQEDRIPELEAQADALKGAEADASRLKRAGGTPQTTHPNPLPWDEDAFYTAKEAADKLAKLKQERLQLTARRLGLDSLKETQKTELVSLQQLELEQERVQNEGKTARAAHLAAEAELKEAMRLAGVMVHRAHLHEGEPCPLCLQIVHEVPSGGGVKLEDLERAEATAKAELDGRKLRYKEIQVELNHLRKTTEERAAALNDTEAQLVQDEQGMKMAESRIQGDPQTEALRLMAGLAAQVRRAGSDPAGQRRHLQGQIQGIRKAIGDAQNNLTRAGGEAAAANATLSAAQGSAARREADWQHTQEKLTASLAALQMDAAQARAAALPEQDITALEEAARTHTAQRAQLREALAELDRQLGVAPFDPAQLDQVARDLTATDAALNAARERAGRLAEQFRQAQERLKRKGEIEAKAAAVSRTYDTWQTLTNTLKANEFQQFLLAEVEAQLLTRAGILLHEISDGRYRLALQDQDYVVQDLWNAGEVRGVKTLSGGETFLASLSLAIALSDYLAGNKILGALFLDEGFGTLDPQALEAVAGALESLRTQGRMVGIVTHVESLSERLPSRLLVTKSIAGSHVQRLDG from the coding sequence ATGCGTCCGCTGAGACTCGATCTTCAGGGTTTCACGGCTTTCCGTCAGTTAACGGAACTGGATTTTAATGACCTTGAACTGTTCGCGCTGGTGGGGCCGACGGGGAGCGGCAAGAGCAGTTTGCTGGATGCCATGACCTTCGCCCTGTTCGGGCAGACGGCGCGGCTGGGGGCGTCGGGTCTGGACGCGCTGATCTCGCAGGGGGAGCGGGGCCTGAGTGTCTCGTTGACCTTCGAAGTGGGCGGACAAACGTTCCGGGCGTCGCGCACGAAGGGGCGCAAGCAGGCGGAGAACGAGGTGCGCTTCGAGCGCCTGGACGACGACGGGCGCTGGACGAACCTCTCCGATGGCGGCGCAAAAGGCATTTCCGAGCGCATTCGCAGGACGGTGGGACTGGACTTCAACACCTTCCGCCGCAGCGTGATGTTGCCGCAGGGCGAATTCTCGAAACTTCTGCATGGCAGCGGGAAAGACCGGCAGCAACTGCTGGGGGAACTCACGGGGCTGGATCATGTGGCGAACATGCAGCGCGTGGCGTCTGACCGGGCCAAAGAACTCAAGCACGAGTCGCAGAGCCTGAACAGCGTGCTGCACAGCGAGTATGCCGATGTGACCGCCGAGGCCCTGGCGGCCATTCGCACCGAACGCGAGCGAACGGACGCGGAAGCCGGGCGCCTGACTGACACGCGCGAGCAGTTGCAGACGAACCTGACGCGCCTGCGGGACATCGAGAAAGTCTGGCGGCAAAAAGAGGACACCCGGCGGCGCCTGAACGTGCTGGAAGCGCGCGCCGCCGACATTCAGGCGGGCGCCCTCCGGGCCGAGCGGGCGCGCAAAGTAGCGGGCGTGCTGCCCCTGCTGGACGCCGCAGAACGCGCCCGCATCGCCCACGAGCGCGAGGCCCGGGAACTCACGCGGGCGCAGGCCCAGGCCGAAGCGGCGGGGCGCAAACTGGCGCAGGCCGAGCAGGCCCTGAAGGCCGCACAGGCCCAGGAAGACCGCATCCCGGAGCTGGAAGCGCAGGCCGACGCCCTGAAGGGCGCCGAGGCCGATGCCAGCCGCCTGAAACGCGCCGGGGGTACGCCGCAGACCACACACCCCAACCCCCTGCCGTGGGACGAAGACGCCTTCTACACCGCAAAGGAAGCCGCCGACAAACTGGCGAAACTGAAGCAGGAACGGCTTCAATTGACTGCTCGTCGCCTGGGCCTGGATTCCCTCAAGGAAACGCAGAAAACCGAGTTGGTTTCGTTGCAGCAACTGGAACTTGAACAGGAACGCGTGCAGAACGAGGGGAAAACGGCCAGGGCTGCTCATCTGGCAGCGGAAGCGGAATTAAAAGAAGCGATGCGACTTGCTGGGGTGATGGTTCACCGCGCTCACTTGCATGAAGGTGAACCCTGCCCGCTGTGCCTGCAAATTGTCCATGAAGTCCCTTCGGGTGGCGGTGTGAAACTGGAGGACTTGGAAAGGGCAGAAGCAACCGCGAAAGCTGAACTGGATGGTCGGAAACTCAGGTATAAGGAAATACAGGTGGAATTGAACCACCTGCGCAAGACGACTGAGGAACGCGCTGCGGCCCTGAACGATACCGAAGCGCAACTGGTGCAGGACGAGCAGGGCATGAAAATGGCCGAGTCCCGCATTCAGGGCGACCCGCAGACCGAGGCGCTGCGCCTGATGGCTGGGCTGGCCGCGCAGGTGCGCCGCGCTGGCAGTGACCCGGCCGGGCAACGCCGCCACCTTCAGGGCCAGATTCAGGGCATCCGCAAGGCCATTGGGGACGCGCAGAACAACCTGACGCGGGCCGGGGGCGAGGCCGCCGCTGCGAACGCCACCCTGAGCGCCGCCCAGGGCAGCGCCGCGCGGCGCGAGGCCGACTGGCAGCACACCCAGGAGAAACTGACGGCTTCGCTGGCCGCGCTCCAGATGGACGCCGCCCAGGCCCGCGCCGCCGCCCTGCCCGAGCAGGACATCACGGCGCTGGAAGAAGCCGCCCGCACGCACACCGCCCAGCGCGCGCAACTGCGTGAGGCCCTGGCGGAACTGGACCGGCAACTGGGTGTGGCCCCCTTCGATCCGGCGCAGCTCGATCAGGTGGCACGCGACCTGACCGCCACCGACGCCGCCCTGAACGCCGCCCGCGAGCGCGCCGGACGCCTCGCCGAGCAGTTCCGGCAGGCCCAGGAACGCCTGAAACGCAAAGGCGAAATCGAAGCGAAAGCCGCCGCTGTCTCACGCACCTACGACACCTGGCAGACCCTGACGAACACCCTCAAAGCCAACGAGTTCCAGCAGTTCCTGCTCGCTGAAGTCGAAGCGCAACTGCTGACCCGCGCCGGCATTCTGCTGCACGAGATCAGCGACGGCCGCTACCGCCTGGCCTTGCAGGATCAGGATTACGTGGTGCAAGACCTCTGGAACGCCGGGGAAGTGCGCGGCGTGAAAACCCTGTCCGGCGGCGAAACCTTCCTGGCCTCCCTCTCACTCGCCATTGCCCTGTCCGATTACCTGGCCGGAAACAAGATTCTGGGGGCCCTGTTCCTCGACGAGGGGTTCGGCACGCTCGACCCGCAGGCCCTGGAGGCTGTGGCCGGCGCCCTCGAAAGTCTCCGCACGCAGGGCCGCATGGTGGGCATCGTCACTCACGTCGAAAGCCTGTCGGAAAGGTTGCCGAGTCGCCTGCTGGTCACGAAAAGCATTGCGGGCAGCCACGTGCAACGGCTGGACGGGTAG